The following are encoded together in the Poseidonibacter lekithochrous genome:
- a CDS encoding acetaldehyde dehydrogenase (acetylating): MKINCALIGSGNIGTDLMYKLQRSEILNPLWMVGIDPESDGLLRAKEAGMKTTADGVDGLLPFIKEDGVKIAFDATSAYVHGENNRKLAELGVQVIDLTPAAIGPFCVPSVNMQELLDQNTQNVNMVTCGGQATIPMIAAVSKVQEVEYAEIIATAASKSAGPGTRANIDEFTETTKLGIEQVGGAKKGKAIIILNPAEPPLMMRDTIHCQTSESPDQEAITKSVKEMVAQVQKFVPGYALKNGPVFDGNKISIWLEVEGLGDYLPKYAGNLDIITAAASNIAEQMAEKIVKAETMSEQAVTATTTEQKGL; the protein is encoded by the coding sequence ATGAAAATTAATTGTGCGTTAATTGGGTCGGGAAATATTGGAACAGACCTAATGTATAAACTTCAAAGAAGTGAAATCTTAAATCCTTTATGGATGGTAGGAATTGATCCTGAATCTGATGGATTATTAAGAGCTAAAGAAGCTGGAATGAAAACTACAGCAGATGGTGTTGATGGATTATTACCTTTTATTAAAGAAGATGGTGTGAAGATTGCTTTTGATGCAACTTCTGCTTATGTTCATGGGGAAAATAATAGAAAACTTGCAGAACTTGGAGTTCAAGTTATTGATTTAACTCCTGCTGCTATTGGACCATTTTGTGTTCCATCAGTAAATATGCAAGAACTATTAGATCAAAATACTCAAAATGTAAATATGGTTACTTGTGGTGGGCAAGCTACTATTCCTATGATTGCTGCTGTTTCAAAAGTACAAGAAGTTGAATATGCTGAGATTATTGCAACTGCTGCTTCTAAATCAGCGGGTCCGGGAACTAGAGCTAATATTGATGAGTTTACAGAAACTACTAAACTTGGAATTGAACAAGTTGGAGGGGCTAAAAAAGGAAAAGCAATTATTATTCTTAATCCTGCAGAGCCACCTTTAATGATGAGAGATACAATTCATTGTCAAACTAGTGAATCACCAGATCAAGAAGCTATTACAAAATCTGTAAAAGAAATGGTAGCTCAAGTTCAAAAGTTTGTTCCAGGATATGCACTTAAAAACGGACCAGTTTTTGATGGAAATAAAATATCAATTTGGTTAGAGGTTGAAGGACTAGGAGATTACTTACCAAAATATGCAGGTAATCTTGACATTATTACAGCAGCTGCTTCAAATATTGCGGAGCAAATGGCTGAAAAAATTGTAAAAGCTGAAACTATGAGTGAACAAGCTGTAACAGCTACAACAACAGAGCAAAAAGGATTATAA
- the dmpG gene encoding 4-hydroxy-2-oxovalerate aldolase: MDLRGKKITIHDMSLRDGMHSVRHQFTLEQMKDMSVAMDKAGVPMIEVTHGDGLGGSSLNYGYGLHTDEEWLDAVVPNMTQAKISALLLPGIGIVKDLERAVEHGISTVRVATHSTEADCSAQHIKAAVGMNLDTVGFLMMAHMVDEKRLVEEARKMVSYGANCIYATDSAGYLLPDMVSSRIAALKKEFGDEIELGFHGHNNMSMGVSNSLAAIEAGATRIDASLAGFGAGSGNTATEVLVAVCNRMGVETGVDLDLIEDAAEDIALPIMGKPTRISRDSLTLGYAGVYSSFLLFARRAEKKYGIDARTLLVELGNRGMIGGQEDMIDDCAMELAKERGLL; this comes from the coding sequence ATGGATTTAAGAGGTAAAAAAATTACTATTCATGATATGTCTTTAAGAGATGGAATGCATTCTGTTAGACATCAATTTACTTTAGAGCAAATGAAAGATATGTCAGTTGCTATGGATAAAGCTGGTGTTCCAATGATTGAAGTAACTCATGGGGATGGACTTGGTGGTTCATCATTAAATTATGGTTATGGATTACATACAGATGAAGAGTGGTTAGATGCAGTTGTTCCTAATATGACTCAAGCAAAAATCTCTGCACTTTTACTTCCTGGAATTGGAATTGTAAAAGATTTAGAGAGAGCAGTTGAACATGGTATCTCAACAGTTAGAGTTGCAACACACTCTACAGAAGCTGATTGTTCAGCTCAACATATAAAAGCAGCAGTAGGAATGAATCTTGATACTGTTGGATTTTTAATGATGGCACATATGGTTGATGAAAAAAGATTAGTTGAAGAAGCTAGAAAAATGGTTTCATATGGAGCTAATTGTATTTATGCAACTGATTCTGCTGGTTACCTTTTACCTGATATGGTAAGTTCAAGAATTGCTGCATTAAAAAAAGAGTTTGGTGATGAAATTGAACTTGGATTCCACGGTCATAATAATATGTCTATGGGAGTATCTAACTCCCTTGCTGCTATTGAAGCCGGAGCTACTAGAATTGATGCTTCTCTTGCTGGATTTGGAGCTGGTTCTGGAAATACTGCTACTGAGGTTTTAGTTGCTGTTTGTAATAGAATGGGAGTTGAAACGGGAGTTGATTTAGATCTAATTGAAGATGCTGCTGAAGATATTGCACTGCCAATTATGGGGAAACCTACAAGAATCTCTAGAGATTCTTTAACATTAGGTTATGCAGGTGTTTATTCTTCTTTCCTATTATTTGCACGTCGTGCTGAGAAAAAGTATGGAATTGACGCAAGAACTTTATTAGTTGAATTAGGTAATAGA